Sequence from the Phragmites australis chromosome 6, lpPhrAust1.1, whole genome shotgun sequence genome:
aatTCGattgtgtttgttactcttggaggtgaatcCTCCTAGCTGGCTAGGTGTTACCCAGTGAGCTCtcgcgcgtgtggtgagccgcgagAAAATTTGTGAAGGTCAATATCGCCTCCGAAagagaagagataaagctaATGGATCGAGGAAAacagttgaaagagacccgagtCGTTGGAGTCTCCTCAACGGaaacgtaggattcacggtagtgaatccgaacttcgggaaacaaattttgtgtctcctcttttgttccTCTACTTTTGAGTTCTCGCTCAATCTTTacgcatattgctcgatctacttgtttgtgtgtatttgagtgtacgTTCTCCGTGAATCTACTTGTGATCATCTCcaggaacacacgacatcacttggtttgagctaaaactctctACCTATCATTTGTATTCAGTTTCGGGTTCAGTTCTGTGCAGAACTCAGATAATACAGACTTTACCAGagattccggacctgtacaacccggagtataCGAACTACCCCGAATACTCCggatgaacagtgatttcaggCGTTGAACAGTATTTTCAATCTTTTTCagtttaagttttattgcatatctctcgctAGATTAGCGTAATTCTTGTCACcataggattgtaactttcacacttatttagggtaattgtgcactagttgagcctagcatatttaggttttttacttgtgaaaaatccgttagtttatattttgctacaagtttaggccaacggtaaaaggggacgaacttttgcaaaaatacatattcatccccctctaggcaacatcattgtcctttcaagaACCCCGCGGGGAAAAAATCTATTCCCGGCCCTGCCCCGTGAGCCTCGCGAGCGAAAAACTATCCTCGTACCTACCCCGTTCAGGACGGATCTCCACCTCCACATGAAAAATTGCCATTATCTCGTCAACCATCCTATCCCTTAGATCAAGGTTTGTCTACTGTTATGGTTTGACATGATAAAGAGCACGTGAGGGAGaaacagaagaagaagaagaagtagcTAGAGGAAGAAGGGTCGTGAAAGAGGTAGGAGGCACTTGTTGCTTGAGTAGGATGTCATAGAGGCATGTAGCGTTTTTACAGTGCACTAGAATAAACGCACGCTGTCTATTTTCTTTATTAGATGGTTCAAATTCACAACATGATAATATTCTTTCTACCAATATCATTTGAGAGTATCATTAGTATCATATGGGtagaattttaaaattaaaaaggCATATTGGTAATTACTTGTATCTCTTATACCCAAGTTATGACATTTGATGGACTGGAATGTGAATTTACCTGAAGCCATTAGGTTATGTTCCTGCGGTAGCCGGTGGCGAGGACAACAACGTCGAAGTTGAATGCACGGCCGTCAGTGAGCTCAACTTGGTTCTTGGTGAAGCGTGCGATGGTGGGGACAACAGCGATGTCGCCAACGCGAATGTGGGCAAGAGCGCCATAATCGAGCATTGGGGTGTGACCGTGGGTCTCCTTGAGCTCAAGAGAGCCGGCGGCGGAGGCTGAGCTTGGCGAGGTCACCGAGTAGAGCCAGGTGAGGAGGACCATGATATTTTTGACGATCCAAAGCTGGTGCCAGCGCATGAGGAGCACGGTGAGCTTCAAGGTTGACTTGCCGAGGACCTCACAGAGGAGGACGTGCACGACGTCGCACACCACCATGGTCGGGCAGGCCCCATGgtcgctgtcggtgtattaggaaccaagggtccctgagtcccgaagaccgggccggccatccgccacatatcaccatcccgcgaggtccaccccgcatgataagaagaaactaagtcctaggggaaggtgctcggggccgtagcctctaagattcccgagcaccccagttccccgatgatccgtagagtccaagtaccgggaaggaagtgctcggaagggttctcacttacccccgagtactgtagtcccccgatgatccaaacaccgaagtgctcgggagagagtgctcggggctgcacgtggcagcccccgaggactcggttccccgaaggtctcacccaagtactcgggagagagtgctcggggctgcacgtggcagcccccgaggactcggttctccgaaggtctcacccaagtactcgggagagagtgctcggggctgcacgtggcagcccccgaggactcggttccccgaaagtctcacccaagtactcggaaaagagtgctcggggctgcatgtggcagcccccgaggactcagttccccgaaggttcgcgcaagatcgttcgacgactcgaagggtcccatcgtcggggtgtcaaccagtcaaaggcccaatgccgcatttaataggcacgcgcggcctgacatcctgacatcctgacattctcagctgcccacgccccagtgtcagaccctgtcATGCCCTgacaggggggcgtgggtccattaaatgcacgggtcccgtcccgtttcatccgagtgcctcgggataacgttgccagaatcgaagcgctccgcccgccaccctgccctggcagaaagaCAAGTCCTTTATGGCGCCcaagggcttccacagtggcgggtggtcggatgcgcgccgcatttctccaccgcccctgtcactttgccaagacgaaatgatgacgcctatctccgtggcaccttggcactcgcaccccctctttcgcattcaggatatgtcgaggtcggcgcgcctataaaaggtaaggatgaagaacacgtaagaaaaagaagaagctctCGGGAGACAGACCGAAAGGgtgtgaaaaaagaaagaggacgcagacgcttgAACCcattcaagccaagctagaacacgagagcctcaagctctctataagctgctctctcttgtaaccagatacatccttgaagaattcccttcgaggatagatatagcactcacacaggagtagggtgttacgcccccgtgcggcccgaacctgtctaaaccccggtgcacccatctttctcgcactaggacgatcatctcccaccagccaccgcatttattttcgtttcccgcttatttcccaaacaagctcgctcaggatcatccccccggccgaatctctaaaaagggggtctctcgggatccctgcgacaggagttcatcctccgacagtcgCAGAGGTCAAGGGAGATCTCCATGCTGGAGTTTCCATAGCCGATGGCGAGCATGCTCTTGTCGCGATAGGCCTCGCCAGACTTGCATTCGTTGACGTGGGTCACCTCGCCGGTGAAGCCGTCGAGGCCTAGGATGTATGGGACGACAGTCTCTATGTTCTCGTTGGTGGCAACGACGAGCCAACGTCCGATGTAAGTATGGCTTATTTCACAATTAACAAGATAATAACTAAATTGTCCTAGCAAATAGATGGTTAGATGAAATCTATAATACTTCCCACTAACTAGTATCATAGTAAATCGTAAATGCCCTCTTATTTTACTGTGTTTTCTACTGTCAACCATGGCTAGTAACGCCAAAAGAAGAAGCATGgatagagagaaaaagagaatggcaggaaggaggggaggagagaaaGAGCATAAAGGTTGGAATATATACGaatggcaaaaaaaaagtttagaaAGCATGGAGTGACCAGTCTTGTAGCGGTGGATATTTAATTATgactttgtttttttattaagtATAATCGAGGACGCACATAACCTACACCACACCACACTTAAGCCCCACGCATGCACACTCACGCGTGTCCTAAACACACATTAAACTCATAGTGTGCGAGCACacatgtcggtgtatcaggaaccgggggtccccgaatcccgaggctaggccagccaTTCGctacatggcgccatcccgcagaGTCTCTCCCGCGAGGTGagaaagatcaagtcccgggagagggcgctcggggctacagtcggtggcccctgagtaccctagtcccccgatgatccacgaaatctaagtaccgggaagaaagtgctcgggaaggtgtgcggtcacccccgagcaccctagtcccccgatgaccaggagagctaagttccgggagagagtgctcggggctgcatgcggcagcccccgagcactcggttccccgaggatccgtaccagaatgctcggggaggtgaacagtaccccgagcactcggtttcccgaggacaagaaggagcattctcgggagagagtgctcggggaggtgaacagtacccccgagcactcggtaccccgacgacccagaaagccccctggcagaggccctcgaggggcccaccgataaggtgtcagccagtcaagggcccgaggccgcatttaaagagcgtgcgtggcctgtcatctccaactgctcccgccgcgctcagcgtcagttcctgccccgttctggcagagaggcgtgtggtcattaattgcacaggtcccgtcccgtgccatccggcccgtctcaggataacgtcggaAGGACCGAGgtattccgtctgccgcgctgctgtggcaggggaacaagacagggcgggcacgccgggtcgctccgcggctgcccggtgggcccaccccacggcgcccgttgccagggtatttattgtgacggatgaccgggcgtgcgacgcattttccacccccagtcacttcacccagaggaaatgatgacgccctttccatttatggtgtctcagaactcgtgccccctccctcccgttcggggcacgttgctgccagcgggtacttaaagcagccggcggtaCTGAAGTAAAGATAGCGGAATATATCCCAAGAGCGGAGGAAATAGCTGAATACATCCCGAAGGCTGAGAAAAAACCAAGGGCAGCGAAGAGAAGCTGAAGGCATCTGGATTAGATCCTCAagcatagacaagaacacagtgcaagagaaacacggctgaggaacaaggagccccagactcttagatagaccaacattcttgtaatcagcaacatccttgagggactttctcagggcattcatagaatccatacaggagtagggtgttacgcccccgtgcggcctgaacctgtctaaattccggtgcatttactcatttctgcactaggtcatttccaccaccaccggccgttgcattcattcctatttatttctccgacgaacatactcaCGATCATCTCCCCGGccgaatatctaaaaaggggtctctcgggatccctgtgactggagttaatcctccgacaacacACATCCTACTTAATACGCACGCGTGTGTATCGTGACCCCGAACCCCTCCTAGGAGCAACTAGGGGTTAAAACCCCTGGTGAGCACCCACGTCAAAGCCAGACTTAGAACACGGATGGACTCGGTCGCTCCCCTAACGATTTTGCCACTTTGTTTATCGGGATACACCACTAAAAGAAGAGGACAGTAGAGAGTAGACAATCGAAATAATGTATTATATGTCTCGGCCAATATTTCAAACATGAAAGCTAGTTCAACAAGTTAATGCATCCATGCCCTATGAGAAAGCTACTGTTATTAATCACATACATCTTTTGATATGATGCTTGTTTTTGAAACAACTCATCCTTCACCCAAGAGTCGGTCTATTATAAAGATCATCTCGTAGTTTTGGCAGGGTCTACAATTGCTTGCATTTTATACCGACCCCACGAGATAGGagtttgccttttcttttcctaaTTGTGTGAAACTGTTAATGGtatttccttcaaaaagaaatagttgaagataaaaaaataaaagatataaaaataaagaagagaataaaaaatagaatacGGTTATAGATGATTTTACTCAGCTGCACGGAAGACGCCGCGACCACAGAAATTAATGGCAGATCCTTGCTTGCTTTTGAGAACCCCGAGGAGCTCAGCTCGTGAGTGTCGGTCTCACTGACCCCATCGTCAGTATGAGGTGCGACTTGGGGCTAGTATAATCTCTTACAAAGCAACACCAGCACGCGGCCCGCCCTAATTCAGTCAGAATCTTAGGCTAatctctttctttcttgtggCTTTTACTATTATCTAAATTTTCAGCCACTCCATCAAGTAGCAGCAGCTCAGAGTTCAAAACGAGGTCACCGGAGtgtgtcttcttcctcctcctacgCTTCACCGCAGGGGGGCAAGGGGGCAAGGCACAAGCTGCTACAGTAGCAcgcgcagagagagagagagagagagagagagagagtcgctTCGCTTAGCTAATACTCCAGCCTAATAGTATTAGCCTtgtagctgctgctgctgctgctgtgctgaAGAGAGTGACGAATCTGAAGCGTCTTCTTCCCTCACCCGCCAATCTCAGCTTGTGACCATTTAAGCCGGCCCCCAACCAAGCTTGCCTGCTGCCCTCACTCACTCAAAGGCGCCTCCTTCCTTTCTATCCGTGCCTCACTCCCTTTCCAGCTTCCAACCAGTCCACCACCAAGACATTGATTGCTAAACGCCCTTCTGCagttctgctgctgctgccgccgcctcgcCACCACACCACATTGCTGATTCATTACCTCAGCACAGCTGCTCAGCTTCGTTAATCATGCCTTCTCGGAGAACCGTCTGGccattcttcctcctcctcctcctcctcctaccaCACCTGGcccacctcgccgccggcgccggcgacgcgGACTCCCTGCTCGCCTTCAAGTCCTCCCTCGACCACTCCGACCGCCTCCCGTGGCGCCCCGACACCGCGCCCAGCTTCTGCTCCTCCTGGCCCGGCGTGCGTCAGTGCGGCCACGGCAGCCGCGTCACCAAGCTCGTCCTCGAGGGCCTCAACCTCACCGGCTCCCTCACCGCCGCACTCCTCGCGCCGCTCGCCGAGCTGCGCGTCCTCAGCCTCAAGTCCAACGCCCTCTCCGGCCCCATCCCGGACGCCCTCCCCCGCGCGCTCCCCAACCTCAAGCTGCTCTATCTCGCCGACAACCGCCTCCAGGGCCGCATCCCCGCCAGCCTCGCCCTGCTGCACCGCGCCACCGTCATCGTGCTCTCCAGCAACCGACTGACAGGCGAGATCCCAGGCTCCCTCGCCACCGTGCCCCGCCTCACCTCGCTGCTCCTCGACGGCAACTTGCTCACCGGAGCCATCCCGCCGCTGCCGCAGCGCACGCTCCGGCTGCTCAATGTCTCCAGCAACCGCCTCTCCGGCCAGATCCCGGCCGTGCTCGCCAGGAGGTTCAATGCGTCCTCCTTCCTTCCCAATGCTGGGCTCTGTGGCCCGCCGCTCCCCACCCGGTGCCTCTCCGTGGCGGCTCCGGGCCCCGCGCCGTTCAGCGCCGCCACGGCGGCATTCGCGCCCTTGCCTTCGCCCATCTCCAGCAGCCGGCGCGGCAAGAACGCCGCCATCGTTGCCGGCGCGACAGTGGCAGGAGCGGTGGTGCTGGGCAtcctggtggcggcggcggtgatggCGTCGCGGCGCGGGAGGAATAAGCGCGTCGCCGGCGATGTGGacaagggcggcggcggcggcgcaatgCCAATgccggaggaggagcagcaacagcagcagccacaGGTACGTCACTGGCTGGTGGGGCCGGGGTCCACAAGCAGTGACTGGTAATCTTCCccgtgattttttttattctagcGATTCCTCCGCTAAAGCTCGGCTTTGATTTCATTTTGCGCCGCGCAGACACATGATGCATCGGCggtgggcggcggcggtcgggAGTTCTCGTGGGAGCGCGAGGGGATCGGGAAGCTGGTGTTCTGCGGCGGCGTGACGGAGATGTACAGCCTGGAGGAGCTGCTGCGCGCGTCGGCGGAGACGCTGGGGCGCGGCGAGGTGGGCAGCACGTACAAGGCGGTAATGGAGACGGGGTTCATCGTGACGGTGAAGCGCATGCGGGAGCCGTCGGCGGGAGGGGAGTTCGGGCGGCGCGCGGAGGAGCTTGGCAGGGTGCGGCATCCCAACGTGGTGGCGGTGAGGGCCTACTTCCAGGCCAAGGAGGAGCGGCTGCTGGTGTACGACTACTACCCCAACGGCAGCCTCTTCTCCCTCCTACACGGTCAGCAATCTCTCTTCTTCCCTACTGCAAATTATACTAATCTCTTCCTTCTAGCTAGGCTATCTCTTCCTTCCTCTTATGTGAGTAAACCACCTATAGAATGTTGGcttgcatctctctctctctctctctctctctctctctctctctctcgtgaaAAAAAGCAGTCACATTGCATTCCTATAGAATAGAATTACTATATTACATACACCACACCACCTATAGAGTGGAGCATATAGTTTTAGTACTTCAATGAAACAATGCGATGGAAATCGGTTGGATCTATCTAAGCATATATAGTTTTGGACATTCTAGCATTCAAGTGAACTAGACAAATTCTAGTATTTCTCATGCATCAAATGGAACAAAGCACCAGATTACAAAGAAGATACTGCATGTGATGTGATATGATGTGACCCACgatctcttctcctctcttctcttctctcgtCACCATGGAAGGGGGTCCATGGGTTTGAGGCCATGGCTGGCAAAGCAAAACCATGGATCTGTAATTAGTACTAGCTAGAGAGGTTATACATCTGTGGATGCTGCCAGATTTTCATTGTACCTGCTGCAAATTTTGTATCACGAGTTTCAATGGTATGGAGTGGAGGAACCAAGAGCCAAAGCACTCACAAGATCCACGTGATTGATGAAAGCCTTCCACCACTAGCCATAGAGGATCCTGGGGAACAAGCAACGACTGGTCCCATGAAGGCACGGCGTAAGTTTAGGGATCAAAGATTAGATGATAAAACAccatatgaaaaagaaaatgctaACAGCTGTGAGTAACAGTCAGAGCCCACAGTGCATGAACATGGGTGGTTCATGTGAGTCAATGAGATCCAACAAAATTTCTGgtgctcttttttctttctttttttgcaaaatgAAAAGGTTCTCTTTGTCGAATTGCCATAACACACGACCTGCATTCAGTGCCTATCTTAGTGTACAGATAAGCTATATAATTATTGTTGAGGAATATAGTACTCCAGTAAAATTTCTTTATCAGCTACATTTGGTTAAAAGGTCTCACTCATATGCTGTCCATTTCCAAGCAAAATATATGCACAGTCCCAACCAAATTTGCAGAGGCAGTCAAACTTGTCTTCTTCACGGGAAGGGACTGTCCCTGTTCTTGGCATGGCTTCGTCTGGGACAATAGACCCTGTGGCACTATGGCATTGCACTGCCCAGTGCTGAATTGACGTGTTGGTCCTGGGCATGCATCATGAGTAACTGTTGTTACTGCACTGCAGGCGGCCTGCCTGTGAGCAAGAGAGTTATTAGAggcaatcaatcaatcaatcggACAACGCATGGCCTCAGCCACGCAGCTGTGGCCGTTACCAGTAAATGTTCATGGTGCACAGGAGAGGTCTCAGCTTAAGACTGCTCCGGTCTTTTATTCTTTTGAGAGTACACGACTAAATAAGATTAGAGGTTGGTAACCTTCTCATGCCGTCTTTAAAGGAGCAGCGATTCAAGCTGGTAAAGCTAGCTAGAGCTTGGGTACTTACACCGTGAACATACCAAGTTACCGATATGTTTCgtatataatttggaccttttaCCTGTGCTGATGCACCTCTCACACTCCTTACTTACTCATGTGCATCATCTGTATAGTATTGCTTCGGGCGAGATCTCTGCAATGCATCAAGTTTTGTTTCGTGATGTTACACTCGGTACTGCGTTCGTTGCAGGGTCCCGGCCGTCGAGCAAGGGGAAGCCGCTGCATTGGACGTCGTGCTTGAAGATCGCGGAGGATGTCGCGGCGGGGCTGCTTCACCTCCACCAGCAGCCTTCGCCCCCTGGTGCCGGCATCGTCCACGGCAACCTGAAGCCCACCAACGTCCTCCTCGGCCCCGACTTCGAGTCCTGCCTCACCGACTACGGCCTCGTCCCCACGCTGCTCCCCTCCGACGCGGACCTCCACTCCTCGTCTTCGAGTTCCCTCTTGTACCGCGCGCCAGAGGTACGCGCGGCTCACGCCAGCCCCGCGTCTTTCACGCCGGCGTCCGACGTGTATAGCTTGGGGGTGCTCCTCCTGGAGCTCCTCACGGGCAGGACGCCGTTCCAGGACCTCATGGAGCTGCACGGAGACGACATTCCCAGCTGGGTTCGCGCGGTGcgcgaggaggagagggagaccgAGTCTGGCGGTGACTCCGTGTCCGCCGGCGGCGCAGAGGAGAAGCTCACCGCGTTGATCGGCATCGCTGCGGCTTGCGTGGCCGCAGACCCGGCTAGGCGGCCGACGACCCCCGAGGTGCTCCGGATGGTAAGGGAGGCGAGGGCCGAGGCCATGTCCTCGTCGAACAGCAGTGACCGATCACCCGCGCGGTGGTCGGACGCCATGCTGGGCGCGCCGCGGGATCGGGCCACGGAGAGCTTCACGGACAGGGACTGAATGGTGTGCTGCCGTGCAGTCGCTAGGAAGAAGCAGAAATAAATGGAATACGCTTTCTGTCTGCAGAAACAACCAAGGCCTGCTTAGATTTCATCTGTCGATTGGAACAGCTCCCTCAGCTTTTCTTCCAGGCTACAAGAAATTTGCAAATCTCTAGATTGTGGGATAGGATTGCGGTGGATTTGTATATCTTCCCTGAATTGTGCTGTTTTtcatcagagagagagagagagaagaaatatTGTTTCAGAGCAGCTCAAGCTGCCAGTGGTTTTCGTCACGCTGTGAAGTTGGGCCTTTCGGACCGTCTGATGGACCTCCTGAAACTGAAGGAATGATTCTGGTAcaagcccagcccagcccatttCAAACGGCCCCGGACTGGACTCGAATAGCATCGATTGCTTCCAAAAACCctgatatttttatatttccaaaatccaaaatttgcaaatctGTGTGTCCATTTTGAAAATTGAAAACCTAAGTCTCCTCTCGCCCCTTGAAAGGGCGATATGGACGTGTCACCTATTAGAAGGGTGAACATACCTCTGTATTTGTCGcttgtatttaatttttaaaacagAAATATGTGATCTTTTAAGAATTCATTGTTTTTGAGATATTTTAAATAGTGGATTAATCGGACGAGAAGAATATAAATCGATAATTTTATTCataaagtaaaataaattaGGTGTATGGTACTAACATATTAGAATAAAATATGTATAATATTTGTAACATAGTCACTAAATTAATCCCTAAACCAAAAAAGTGTTCCTATTTCGGGATGATTCACCTGTGCCCATACGGCCTCGGCGCCCTTTAGCATTGTGCTCTCACAACAGGTTCGACGGGGCAACTATCCGCGTAGGTCGGTTGCTGGGAGTTGGTGTCACGTACTACAATTATCCGCACAAGTCGATCGCCGAGAGTTGGCGTCGCGTACTCCTGGTAGGTCTATTGTGTGCGTACGGGAGGTGCGCTGCCTAATTGGGAGAGCTTGATCTCGTCCTCTGCGTCGGGTTGAGGAAGGTGTCAAACTGAGGCACATCGTATGTGGAACCCTCCACGATGATCCACTCCATATACCTCGTTATCGCTTGTACATCTTTGAAATCTTCGATCTCTTCATATGGTTTACGGAGTAAAACATGTTAACACCAATTGtgaatataaattttattaatattaCTATTCCAGCTTGCAACAACAATATATTTTATATCTATAACAGAACATAATAAACAAAAAGCTAATGTTACTCCATGTTGTTCTAAAAACCAAGGCCTAaaagtttttctaaaaaattatatgtaatAATAATACAAGTACCCTTGAAAACCTAGGTCTAACCCGTTGCttaaaaatctagatctaaaaaTAGTACAACTATCCCTAATTtagtgtagcaaaaatggctcTATGTCACGTCCTAAAgccataattacataattaagtctaattatgcttcataagcattaggtttaattttgagtaattttatttcagagcattagagcacttggttttaagtaaactggataagagaaagaaattcgaaagagaaataaatgaattcACAATTGAAACGAGTTTCTTTTTCTAGCATGCGGGGCTCACATGGGTGGCCAACCACCCTATCTCCTATTGGGGTAGCAGCCATCACCCACTCCTTCAGTCCCACCGTGCTCTCTCTCGCTCCCTCCTGTTTCCAATCGACCAAGGAGAGAGCAgacccctctctctcaagctttttctttctcccttgattcctccctctagaagccAAATCGAGGTACGCATGTGGTATTCATGGGATCATTAGCTCCTAAGCTCCTCATCCATCCAACTTATTTTCATTTTCTCGAAGGGCTCGAGCCGTTCTTGGTATTTTtgcttgaagcacgaggaaccaCGGTTATACTCCTCTTTCAGGGCAATTTCTTCGTTCTTTCATCACCCAATGGTCACCAACCTTCACAGGCACCGTGgctaagtcccttaggctttcCTCAGCAAGAATGTGTGAATTGGTGGGTCGAGCTAAGTGTCTGGAGTTCTCGAGTTTTTGAGTtttggagaaaaagagaggattcaTATAAGATTTGtgttaggaatcgtgttgccAGGTTAGTGAGTGAGTTTTaaactctatgaactatctcaaacatgtttttattttatttggagaGTCTCGCAAATCTCTCTGGACAACCCGATAGTCCGAATAGAACCCAGATAGTCTGGGTAGTCTAGTAAAAACTCTGAT
This genomic interval carries:
- the LOC133920841 gene encoding inactive leucine-rich repeat receptor-like serine/threonine-protein kinase At1g60630; translated protein: MPSRRTVWPFFLLLLLLLPHLAHLAAGAGDADSLLAFKSSLDHSDRLPWRPDTAPSFCSSWPGVRQCGHGSRVTKLVLEGLNLTGSLTAALLAPLAELRVLSLKSNALSGPIPDALPRALPNLKLLYLADNRLQGRIPASLALLHRATVIVLSSNRLTGEIPGSLATVPRLTSLLLDGNLLTGAIPPLPQRTLRLLNVSSNRLSGQIPAVLARRFNASSFLPNAGLCGPPLPTRCLSVAAPGPAPFSAATAAFAPLPSPISSSRRGKNAAIVAGATVAGAVVLGILVAAAVMASRRGRNKRVAGDVDKGGGGGAMPMPEEEQQQQQPQTHDASAVGGGGREFSWEREGIGKLVFCGGVTEMYSLEELLRASAETLGRGEVGSTYKAVMETGFIVTVKRMREPSAGGEFGRRAEELGRVRHPNVVAVRAYFQAKEERLLVYDYYPNGSLFSLLHGSRPSSKGKPLHWTSCLKIAEDVAAGLLHLHQQPSPPGAGIVHGNLKPTNVLLGPDFESCLTDYGLVPTLLPSDADLHSSSSSSLLYRAPEVRAAHASPASFTPASDVYSLGVLLLELLTGRTPFQDLMELHGDDIPSWVRAVREEERETESGGDSVSAGGAEEKLTALIGIAAACVAADPARRPTTPEVLRMVREARAEAMSSSNSSDRSPARWSDAMLGAPRDRATESFTDRD